One Microbacter margulisiae genomic window carries:
- the gldN gene encoding gliding motility protein GldN, producing MQRIKFMLIICFSALLLTLHAQSRDALFFQPIQSTSDTIPANKSENELNDSVRNVIHKLQDAVQANIHADDVVWSKTVYRIIDMREKQNFSLYFPFEPGNGMKNLMTIMLDGVINKTLTVYKKGVRDDQFRPDFSQNMIVPYDSTDYLIHSVFSYKVGNDVFYPALRVDNGKLSIDNMSIDEFMKHQQRFLIKEVWFFDKHRSVVDSRILAIAPLLTYPKAESSLIRDIVCWFNFDELRKLMAESKIYWGDNPSSDMTMGLFFDQRLFSSYILGVDDIYHRTLLDYLTNEDAIRKEQNRIDESIIDFENNLWEY from the coding sequence ATGCAACGAATAAAATTCATGCTGATAATATGTTTTTCTGCTTTGCTTTTGACGTTACATGCGCAAAGTAGAGATGCCCTCTTTTTTCAACCCATTCAGTCCACTTCTGATACAATTCCTGCCAATAAATCAGAAAATGAATTAAATGATTCGGTCAGAAACGTAATTCATAAGTTGCAGGATGCCGTTCAGGCAAATATTCATGCTGATGATGTAGTGTGGTCAAAAACTGTATATCGCATTATTGATATGCGTGAAAAACAAAATTTTTCACTTTATTTTCCCTTTGAACCGGGGAATGGTATGAAAAACTTAATGACGATCATGTTAGATGGGGTTATTAATAAAACTTTAACCGTGTATAAAAAAGGGGTACGTGACGATCAGTTCAGACCTGATTTTTCACAAAATATGATTGTTCCTTATGACAGTACTGATTATTTGATTCATAGTGTTTTTTCATACAAAGTTGGCAATGATGTTTTTTATCCTGCATTACGAGTCGACAACGGAAAGTTGTCTATAGACAATATGAGTATTGATGAATTTATGAAACATCAGCAGCGGTTTTTGATTAAAGAAGTTTGGTTTTTTGATAAACATCGCTCTGTTGTTGATTCTCGTATCTTGGCAATTGCTCCTCTACTTACCTACCCTAAGGCTGAATCATCGCTGATTCGGGATATTGTATGCTGGTTTAATTTTGATGAATTACGTAAATTAATGGCTGAATCAAAAATATATTGGGGTGATAATCCGTCTTCTGACATGACGATGGGGTTATTTTTCGATCAGCGACTTTTCTCTAGTTATATTTTAGGCGTGGATGATATTTATCATCGTACATTGCTGGATTACTTAACGAATGAAGATGCTATAAGAAAAGAACAAAACAGAATCGACGAATCAATTATTGATTTTGAGAACAATCTCTGGGAATATTAA
- the gldM gene encoding gliding motility protein GldM, with product MSGAKNCPETPRQKMIAMMYLFLTAMLALNVSADILNGFVVVNNSLLQTIKSANSRNHATLEKFQYLDEVNPKKIGEWLNKALIVKQKSDSMFNYIENFKYQIVRLADGKNATLTNIIHKDNLDVTGQYGLIEHNGTILKNKLTTYRDFLATMVNGDTTQIAAFNRNFATNGGRDGKNWEQTMFEMMPVIATVTELSKYQSDVKAAEGEVIRYLMAQTDASDYRVNKLQAYVIPTSTYVMVGDQYNAQIILSAVDSTKVPEYYVNGSRMSNNMLRFVCSTPGEFNYKGYIRLSSGGINKDFPFESSYIVGAKSATISNTALDVVYAGIDNELSASIPGIAASNIQVACNNAVLTHKPNGLWNCRPTVTSGKIVFSLFAKVGGNKSFTPMGNVAYTVRQLPDPRPFLQYKDAGGVIRKVEEGNVTLSMLDNASIVADYVNELISANFTVVGFTIEFPNGEELNSGSNVLNQEQKNRLTEERIGSRIIIKRIKAIGPDKLVRQLPILAVRISGR from the coding sequence ATGAGTGGAGCTAAGAATTGTCCAGAAACGCCTCGCCAGAAGATGATAGCGATGATGTATCTTTTTTTGACGGCTATGTTGGCGCTTAATGTTTCGGCAGATATATTAAATGGTTTTGTTGTCGTGAACAATAGCCTATTACAGACAATAAAAAGTGCAAATAGTCGTAACCATGCTACTCTTGAAAAATTTCAATATTTGGATGAAGTAAATCCGAAGAAAATTGGGGAATGGTTAAATAAAGCATTAATAGTGAAGCAAAAATCTGATAGCATGTTTAATTACATCGAAAATTTTAAATATCAGATTGTACGCCTCGCAGATGGTAAAAATGCGACATTGACCAACATTATTCATAAGGATAATTTGGATGTAACAGGTCAGTATGGGTTAATAGAACATAATGGTACAATCTTGAAAAATAAACTTACAACGTATCGGGATTTTCTTGCAACTATGGTAAATGGAGATACCACTCAAATTGCTGCATTTAATAGAAATTTTGCTACCAACGGCGGGCGTGATGGCAAGAACTGGGAGCAAACAATGTTTGAAATGATGCCTGTAATTGCCACCGTTACAGAGCTTTCAAAATATCAGTCAGATGTAAAGGCGGCGGAAGGTGAAGTGATTCGCTATTTAATGGCACAAACGGATGCAAGCGATTATCGGGTCAATAAACTACAGGCATATGTTATCCCAACTTCCACATATGTGATGGTTGGAGATCAGTATAATGCACAAATCATATTATCTGCTGTTGATTCAACAAAAGTTCCTGAATATTATGTAAATGGGAGTAGGATGTCAAATAATATGCTTCGATTTGTATGCTCTACTCCCGGAGAGTTTAATTACAAAGGATATATTCGATTAAGCTCAGGTGGCATAAATAAGGATTTTCCTTTTGAGAGTAGTTATATTGTTGGAGCAAAAAGTGCAACTATTTCGAATACAGCGCTTGATGTTGTTTATGCAGGTATTGATAATGAGCTATCTGCTTCTATTCCTGGCATAGCAGCTTCAAATATTCAGGTTGCGTGTAATAATGCTGTGCTTACTCATAAACCAAACGGATTATGGAATTGCCGTCCAACAGTTACATCTGGGAAAATAGTCTTTTCATTATTCGCAAAAGTTGGTGGAAATAAAAGTTTTACGCCGATGGGAAACGTTGCTTACACTGTTCGGCAATTGCCTGACCCACGTCCGTTTTTGCAATATAAAGATGCCGGAGGTGTGATACGAAAAGTTGAAGAAGGGAACGTGACGTTGTCCATGTTGGATAATGCTTCAATCGTAGCAGATTATGTCAATGAACTTATTTCGGCTAATTTTACTGTGGTTGGTTTTACAATAGAATTTCCTAACGGAGAAGAACTGAATTCAGGATCAAATGTGTTAAATCAGGAGCAAAAGAATCGATTGACAGAAGAACGTATTGGATCCAGAATAATTATTAAGAGAATCAAAGCTATAGGCCCTGATAAATTGGTACGACAATTGCCTATTTTAGCAGTGAGAATAAGTGGACGATAA
- the gldL gene encoding gliding motility protein GldL, with protein MGLLHFIETEEGKKITAKIYGFGASVVLIGALFKIQHFPGAGWLLGIGMGTEAFLFALSGLEHPPREFDWSKVFPHFNESGHTPIESGGSGIGAHRQPITTVASNVLDEEQIKRLQTSIKNLSETAHQLTNIASAGEITTTYVQSIQSAAVATKEYAHSQQVLTEVAQNILQSYKTTEEQMGTTADQTKRFATNVSAINNHLSSINTQYELHLQAVLESNSSLSQYVSSYKLVNSNMENVQQNAAIALKATEDYVSETTKLSHRVGELNDIYGNMLSALSIKS; from the coding sequence ATGGGGTTACTTCATTTTATTGAAACGGAAGAGGGGAAAAAAATTACTGCCAAAATTTATGGATTTGGGGCATCTGTTGTGTTGATTGGTGCACTTTTTAAAATTCAACATTTTCCTGGTGCAGGCTGGTTATTGGGAATTGGAATGGGAACAGAAGCTTTTTTATTTGCCCTTAGTGGATTAGAGCATCCACCTCGTGAATTTGATTGGAGCAAAGTGTTCCCTCATTTTAATGAATCTGGGCATACTCCTATTGAAAGCGGTGGTAGTGGTATAGGTGCTCATCGTCAGCCTATAACGACAGTAGCAAGTAATGTTTTAGATGAGGAACAAATAAAGCGGTTACAGACAAGTATTAAGAATTTAAGTGAAACAGCCCATCAACTGACAAATATTGCATCAGCAGGAGAAATCACAACAACATATGTGCAATCCATTCAGTCTGCTGCTGTTGCTACGAAGGAATATGCGCATTCACAGCAGGTATTGACAGAAGTAGCTCAAAATATTTTGCAGTCATATAAGACCACCGAAGAGCAAATGGGCACAACAGCTGATCAGACTAAACGTTTTGCTACGAATGTTAGTGCTATAAATAATCATTTGTCGTCTATCAATACGCAATATGAATTACATTTGCAAGCTGTTCTTGAATCTAATTCTTCATTATCTCAATATGTTAGTTCGTATAAGTTGGTCAATTCCAACATGGAAAATGTCCAACAAAATGCCGCAATAGCATTAAAGGCAACAGAAGATTATGTGAGTGAGACAACAAAATTATCACATAGAGTTGGAGAACTAAACGACATATATGGCAATATGCTTAGCGCTTTATCTATTAAATCATAA
- a CDS encoding SUMF1/EgtB/PvdO family nonheme iron enzyme, producing the protein MRKLLLLFPILGMLVSCTPKPMAGGGLMGVSNSKVKETVPYGMVWIKPGAFMMGPNDQDAFWSYKGQSKMVSVDAFWMDQTEITNAQYRQFVVWVRDSITRKLLASANPEKWTMRRDTSHLNWERPIPWNRSWTKASGEEDPVKDSLWNCLKDYNNHFEILDYQYKWLDIEQAAKECNKFDRSLGRYPSNSYALVDDYYMDNGTIKIRTKRISPIHSMNDFYMTKIINAYPDRLAFVSDFTYSYNDPTTKYFILNAYDRYPVVGVTWEQANAFCAWRTNYVNRKSGYVGQDYRLPTEAEFEWAARGGKQQAMYPWGSPYIRDAKGCFLANFKPMRGNYRADGAVRTAQVASYPPNGYGLYDMAGNVSEWTESAYLPVSANEMSDLNPSFTYNAKASDPDILKRKIIKGGSWKDVAAYLQCGARSFEYQNVSRSYIGFRCVKSTNLRRITKTNY; encoded by the coding sequence ATGAGAAAATTATTGTTACTTTTTCCCATTTTGGGGATGTTGGTGAGTTGCACTCCAAAACCTATGGCAGGCGGAGGACTAATGGGCGTTTCCAACTCTAAGGTCAAAGAAACCGTTCCCTACGGCATGGTTTGGATCAAACCAGGTGCTTTTATGATGGGGCCTAATGATCAGGATGCATTTTGGTCATACAAAGGACAGTCTAAGATGGTGTCAGTTGATGCATTCTGGATGGACCAGACAGAAATCACTAATGCACAATATCGTCAATTTGTAGTCTGGGTGCGAGATTCAATCACACGTAAACTACTTGCTAGTGCAAATCCTGAAAAATGGACAATGAGGCGTGATACCTCTCATTTGAATTGGGAAAGGCCAATTCCTTGGAATCGTTCCTGGACAAAAGCTTCAGGGGAAGAAGATCCAGTCAAGGATTCTTTATGGAATTGTCTGAAGGACTACAATAATCATTTTGAAATTTTAGACTACCAATACAAATGGTTGGATATTGAGCAAGCTGCTAAAGAATGCAATAAATTTGATCGTTCATTAGGTCGTTATCCAAGTAATTCATATGCATTGGTGGATGATTATTATATGGATAATGGAACGATAAAAATTAGGACAAAAAGAATATCACCAATTCATAGTATGAATGATTTTTATATGACCAAAATCATTAATGCATATCCGGATCGCCTTGCATTTGTGTCGGATTTTACCTATTCATATAATGATCCAACAACAAAATATTTTATACTGAATGCATATGATCGTTATCCGGTAGTTGGTGTAACATGGGAACAGGCCAATGCTTTTTGTGCTTGGCGTACTAACTATGTCAATCGTAAAAGCGGATATGTAGGACAAGATTATCGTTTGCCGACGGAAGCTGAATTCGAGTGGGCGGCCCGTGGCGGTAAACAGCAAGCTATGTATCCATGGGGAAGTCCATATATCCGTGATGCAAAAGGTTGTTTCTTGGCAAATTTCAAACCTATGCGGGGTAATTATCGTGCTGATGGGGCTGTTCGGACAGCTCAGGTTGCATCATATCCTCCCAATGGTTATGGCCTTTATGATATGGCTGGAAATGTGTCGGAATGGACAGAATCTGCGTATTTGCCAGTTAGTGCAAATGAAATGTCAGATTTAAACCCAAGTTTTACATACAATGCTAAAGCAAGTGATCCTGACATATTGAAGCGTAAGATTATAAAAGGTGGGTCATGGAAAGACGTTGCAGCCTATTTACAATGCGGAGCGCGTTCATTTGAATATCAGAATGTGTCGCGTTCATACATTGGTTTTCGCTGTGTAAAATCAACTAATTTAAGAAGAATTACGAAAACTAATTATTGA
- a CDS encoding PorP/SprF family type IX secretion system membrane protein → MYTLQVPNEKGIFLVLVCFLLTFKMNAQFVSQFSQYMFAKESYNPAALAEYSNITLNGIYKLQWIGISGAPVDANFHGSIPFAVKNKEGNIGISFDNESLGLFNKQEAEIQGAYKMNFANGTLSLGLNIGAIKIGFSGDSAHIPTGVYGNDYHIPASSDPLIPTSQVYGMALDLGLGAFYYSPKMYVGISALNINEPTVQWSSTQSTYVGNMYYLMGGYNIALANPNFILKPSVLIKTDFVNMQSDIDLLMDYKEKFWGGLAYRINDSFVFTGGVNLSNGLSIGYAFDLPITALVSSSFGSHELMISYHFNFSFAKKRNKYKSVRIL, encoded by the coding sequence ATGTACACGTTGCAAGTACCTAATGAAAAAGGTATCTTTCTTGTTTTAGTTTGTTTTCTGTTGACATTCAAGATGAATGCACAATTTGTGTCGCAATTTTCGCAATATATGTTTGCAAAAGAATCTTATAATCCGGCTGCCTTGGCAGAATACAGCAATATTACACTCAACGGCATTTACAAACTTCAATGGATTGGAATTTCGGGTGCTCCTGTGGATGCTAATTTCCATGGTAGCATCCCTTTTGCTGTGAAAAACAAGGAAGGTAACATTGGAATTTCTTTTGATAATGAGAGCCTTGGATTGTTTAATAAACAAGAGGCAGAAATACAGGGTGCTTATAAAATGAATTTTGCTAATGGAACTTTAAGCCTTGGATTAAATATCGGCGCGATAAAGATTGGATTTTCGGGTGATAGTGCCCATATTCCTACGGGGGTATACGGGAATGATTATCACATACCGGCATCCTCTGACCCTTTGATTCCGACAAGTCAGGTTTATGGAATGGCCCTAGATTTAGGGTTAGGCGCATTCTATTATTCTCCTAAAATGTATGTTGGAATTTCAGCATTAAATATTAATGAACCTACCGTGCAATGGTCTTCGACTCAATCAACATATGTTGGAAATATGTACTATTTGATGGGAGGATATAATATTGCACTTGCTAATCCGAATTTTATACTCAAACCTTCTGTATTGATAAAAACTGATTTTGTGAATATGCAAAGTGATATTGATTTATTAATGGATTACAAAGAAAAGTTCTGGGGTGGATTAGCCTATCGAATTAATGATTCATTTGTTTTTACGGGAGGAGTGAACTTGAGCAATGGATTATCTATTGGTTATGCTTTTGATTTGCCAATAACAGCGTTGGTTAGTTCTTCTTTTGGTTCACATGAATTGATGATATCATACCATTTTAATTTTTCTTTTGCAAAGAAGAGGAATAAATATAAAAGCGTTAGAATATTGTAA
- a CDS encoding DUF2795 domain-containing protein codes for MYWTLELASKLEDAPWPATKDELIDYAMRSGAPLEVIENLQEMEDEGEIYESIEDIWPDYPSKEDFFFNEEEY; via the coding sequence ATGTATTGGACATTAGAACTTGCCTCAAAGCTAGAAGATGCTCCTTGGCCTGCAACCAAAGACGAATTAATCGACTATGCCATGCGATCTGGCGCTCCATTGGAAGTGATTGAGAATTTGCAAGAAATGGAAGACGAAGGAGAGATATACGAAAGTATCGAAGATATTTGGCCTGATTATCCAAGTAAAGAGGACTTCTTCTTTAATGAAGAGGAGTATTGA
- a CDS encoding cob(I)yrinic acid a,c-diamide adenosyltransferase, with product MKVYTKTGDSGSTGLIGGTRVSKTDERLEAYGTVDELNSNVGLLIAKLANKESIRILSKIQNLLFDLGVELATDKSHPGIKQKNDGFVKATGELESLMDVYTQQLPPLTGFILPSGSESVAQCHVCRTIARRAERRIWEVHSHYPVDKDCLVFINRLSDFFFVFARKIALDENSAEILWKSLCWY from the coding sequence ATGAAAGTATATACAAAAACTGGTGATAGTGGATCAACGGGGTTGATAGGTGGAACTCGCGTTTCGAAAACAGATGAGAGACTGGAAGCTTATGGTACTGTTGATGAATTAAATAGTAATGTCGGGTTATTGATTGCAAAGCTTGCTAATAAAGAGTCTATCCGGATTTTATCTAAAATACAGAATCTGCTATTTGATCTTGGCGTTGAATTAGCTACGGATAAAAGCCATCCCGGGATAAAACAAAAGAATGATGGGTTTGTCAAAGCTACTGGTGAATTGGAATCGTTGATGGATGTTTATACTCAGCAGCTCCCTCCATTAACCGGATTTATATTACCTTCTGGGAGTGAATCAGTGGCTCAATGTCATGTATGCCGGACGATTGCCAGAAGAGCTGAACGTCGCATTTGGGAGGTTCATTCACATTATCCGGTTGATAAGGATTGTTTGGTTTTTATCAACAGATTATCTGATTTCTTCTTCGTTTTTGCAAGGAAAATTGCCCTTGATGAAAATAGCGCTGAAATTTTATGGAAATCCCTTTGTTGGTATTAG
- a CDS encoding O-methyltransferase codes for MNYLYTTKEYVCYLLKARHRQGFGIHSPFVFRLLTEVIFVQEYFYCYEPIEALRDTLLENKEKIRVEDFGAGKYTERTIASVAKYSVKSAKYAQLLFRLANMNTSQTILELGTAMGITTSYLASANAHAAVYTIEGDSKLCEYARNHFAQLGKDNINLFSGTIDQHLPKILEIVDKLDFVFFDANHTKEATLRYVMWCLPKIHSGTIFAVDDIHWSPSMKEAWQVLKQDPRVRLSIDLFGMGLLFFNEELIKQDYIVAF; via the coding sequence ATGAACTATTTGTATACTACCAAAGAATATGTTTGCTATCTTTTGAAAGCACGCCATCGGCAAGGATTTGGCATTCATTCTCCTTTCGTTTTTCGACTTTTGACAGAGGTGATTTTTGTTCAAGAATATTTTTATTGCTATGAACCGATTGAAGCGCTGCGAGATACTTTGTTGGAGAATAAAGAAAAGATTCGGGTTGAAGATTTTGGAGCAGGAAAATACACAGAACGAACAATTGCTTCAGTGGCCAAATATTCTGTAAAATCAGCAAAATATGCACAGCTATTGTTTCGTTTAGCTAATATGAATACGTCACAAACTATTCTTGAGCTGGGTACTGCTATGGGAATTACAACATCATATTTGGCTTCGGCAAATGCGCATGCGGCGGTGTATACAATAGAAGGGGACTCAAAACTTTGCGAATATGCCCGGAATCATTTTGCCCAACTTGGGAAGGATAATATAAACTTGTTTAGTGGTACTATAGATCAGCATTTGCCAAAGATTCTCGAAATAGTAGATAAACTTGATTTTGTTTTTTTTGATGCCAACCATACAAAAGAGGCAACCTTACGTTATGTTATGTGGTGCTTGCCCAAAATACATTCAGGAACTATCTTTGCAGTAGATGACATTCATTGGTCGCCTTCTATGAAGGAAGCCTGGCAGGTATTAAAACAAGATCCCCGGGTGCGGTTGTCCATTGATCTTTTTGGAATGGGACTTTTGTTCTTTAATGAAGAATTGATAAAGCAAGACTATATTGTTGCTTTTTGA
- a CDS encoding GntR family transcriptional regulator, protein MKDLPEHKKLYETLRNLINEGIYTEGSLLPSENELAKVHSVARPTVRKALDRLVVDGFIVKHQGKGSVVKGVPQGIGILSLHSTTTAVGDNMLTTKIICKPEVRAWDKAFSFAVSDQEQKVGCIYFERLRSLNGKPVFYDVTMLPNINFPRFTSLNLENKSLFDVLRAKYQLYVTGGIQQLFAIKANVKLQEHFRVKPGHPVLQLDRRLDTNKVGVNIYSQVFCITDEIGLFGTF, encoded by the coding sequence ATGAAGGACTTACCGGAACATAAAAAATTGTACGAGACGCTTCGGAATTTGATTAACGAAGGTATATATACTGAAGGTAGCTTATTGCCATCTGAAAACGAATTGGCTAAAGTTCATAGTGTTGCGCGTCCGACTGTTCGTAAAGCATTAGATCGTTTGGTGGTGGATGGCTTTATTGTCAAGCATCAGGGAAAGGGAAGCGTGGTTAAAGGCGTTCCTCAAGGGATAGGAATACTGTCTTTGCATAGTACAACTACGGCTGTAGGAGATAATATGTTGACTACTAAAATTATTTGTAAACCGGAAGTCCGTGCATGGGACAAAGCGTTTTCATTTGCGGTTAGCGACCAGGAACAAAAAGTGGGGTGTATTTATTTCGAACGATTACGCTCGCTTAATGGGAAGCCGGTATTTTATGATGTTACGATGCTCCCGAATATCAATTTTCCCCGATTTACTTCACTCAATCTGGAAAATAAATCTTTATTTGATGTGTTGCGTGCTAAATATCAATTGTATGTTACAGGGGGAATTCAACAATTATTTGCTATCAAAGCAAATGTAAAATTACAGGAACATTTCAGGGTGAAACCCGGTCATCCTGTCTTGCAGCTCGATCGACGGCTTGATACGAATAAAGTAGGTGTAAATATTTATAGCCAGGTGTTTTGCATTACAGATGAAATTGGATTATTCGGAACGTTCTGA
- a CDS encoding dihydrolipoamide acetyltransferase family protein, whose product MATIVIMPKQGQSVESCIITSFNKKKGESVKQGEVLFGYETDKASFEETAPIDGTILELFFGEGDEVPVLTNVLVIGQPGESIEEFLHADAAPESIQTTEVSQPIIPEAKTESPAVKTLSSLSGAVSPRAKKLAEKAVITTSEIKGTGPKGRIIERDIQDTISSRPKMTPLAKAETKVTGSVATEGSGLYGAITAKDLSTSNPVYGNDCEIKPITNMRKIIAKAMHASLQNSAQLTHHLGADARRILELREQVKKAIEKGYPTNVTLNDMVGMAVIKALKKFPQVNTHFLGDSIKYFNKVHLALAVDTDRGLMVPVVKNADDLSIQGLSNQFKEIANACRKGSIDPDLLSSEAATFTISNLGNYGVEIFTPVINLPQTAILGVNTIIPRPKDLGNGVYAFVPYIGLSLTYDHRALDGGEATRFLKQIAIEIENLEFEL is encoded by the coding sequence ATGGCAACAATAGTCATTATGCCCAAACAGGGTCAATCAGTTGAAAGCTGTATTATTACATCCTTCAATAAAAAGAAAGGTGAGAGTGTAAAACAAGGAGAGGTACTCTTTGGATATGAAACGGATAAGGCTTCTTTTGAAGAAACTGCCCCGATAGATGGCACCATACTGGAACTGTTTTTCGGGGAAGGCGATGAAGTGCCTGTGCTGACAAACGTCTTAGTGATCGGACAACCCGGAGAATCAATCGAAGAATTTCTTCATGCGGATGCAGCACCGGAATCAATTCAAACAACGGAAGTTTCTCAACCCATCATTCCGGAAGCCAAGACTGAAAGTCCCGCCGTAAAAACTTTATCAAGCCTCTCCGGAGCAGTCTCGCCACGTGCAAAAAAGCTTGCAGAGAAAGCAGTCATCACAACTTCCGAAATAAAAGGTACTGGACCCAAAGGCCGTATTATCGAACGTGATATACAAGACACCATTTCCAGTCGTCCTAAAATGACGCCATTAGCAAAAGCAGAAACAAAAGTGACAGGCAGTGTTGCAACAGAAGGAAGCGGACTCTATGGCGCTATTACAGCAAAAGATCTTTCAACAAGCAATCCTGTTTATGGCAACGATTGTGAGATAAAGCCCATCACAAACATGCGCAAAATTATTGCAAAGGCAATGCATGCCTCACTGCAAAACTCGGCGCAACTTACCCACCACCTTGGAGCAGATGCCCGTCGGATTTTGGAACTGCGCGAGCAAGTAAAAAAAGCAATCGAAAAAGGTTATCCTACCAATGTTACTTTGAATGATATGGTTGGCATGGCTGTGATTAAGGCATTAAAGAAATTTCCACAGGTCAATACGCACTTTTTAGGAGACAGCATTAAATACTTCAATAAAGTACATCTTGCTTTAGCTGTAGATACAGATCGCGGTTTAATGGTACCTGTGGTAAAAAATGCGGATGATCTTTCCATACAGGGATTATCCAATCAATTCAAAGAAATTGCCAATGCATGCAGAAAAGGGAGTATCGACCCGGATTTGTTATCCTCGGAAGCGGCAACATTTACCATTTCCAATCTCGGAAACTATGGCGTGGAAATTTTCACACCTGTCATCAATCTGCCGCAAACAGCCATTCTGGGAGTCAATACCATTATTCCCCGTCCTAAAGACCTGGGAAATGGCGTTTATGCTTTTGTGCCATACATTGGCCTCAGCCTCACTTATGATCACCGGGCTTTAGACGGAGGGGAAGCCACCCGTTTTCTAAAACAAATTGCAATAGAAATTGAGAATCTTGAATTTGAGCTTTAA
- the lpdA gene encoding dihydrolipoyl dehydrogenase, with amino-acid sequence MMIDLAIIGGGPAGYVAAERAGAKGLFVTLFEKKELGGVCLNEGCIPTKTLLYSAKTYDNALHGDKYGITTENVTFDFEKIMSRKNKVVRKLVAGVGTKMKIHHVDVVKGEAIITGRSAQGIEIDSNGIRFIAKNLLICTGSEAFIPPIPGLKESGDIILTNREILSLNEQPKSLVIIGGGVIGMEFASFFNSLGTKVTVIEMLPEILTGMDTEMSAMIRDVYTKKGIEFNLSSKVTGVNGNEVTYEKEGQSFTASGDKILVSVGRRPVTQGFGLENLGVELFKGGIKVDEKMRTNIPNVFAAGDVTGFSLLAHTASREGEVVVNNLTGQKDLMRYHAIPGVVYTNPEIAGVGLTEETAKANNIPFKVAKLPMTYAGRFMVENEGFNGLCKVLIGEKYGEILGVHMLGNPSSEMIYGACMAIESELTLQEMKEIVFPHPTVSEIFKETIFEF; translated from the coding sequence ATTATGATTGATTTAGCAATTATTGGAGGAGGCCCCGCTGGATATGTTGCAGCAGAACGAGCTGGAGCCAAAGGACTGTTCGTTACGCTTTTCGAAAAGAAAGAACTAGGCGGAGTATGTCTGAATGAAGGATGCATACCTACAAAAACGCTGCTATACAGTGCAAAAACATATGACAATGCGTTGCATGGAGATAAATATGGCATTACGACCGAAAACGTGACTTTTGATTTTGAGAAGATCATGTCCCGTAAGAACAAAGTTGTTCGCAAACTGGTAGCGGGTGTTGGCACAAAAATGAAAATTCACCATGTTGACGTCGTCAAGGGTGAAGCCATAATTACAGGACGATCAGCGCAAGGGATCGAAATAGATAGCAATGGAATCCGTTTTATTGCCAAAAACCTGTTGATTTGTACAGGATCGGAAGCATTTATACCGCCCATCCCCGGATTAAAAGAATCAGGGGACATCATTCTGACCAACAGGGAGATTCTTTCTTTGAACGAACAACCCAAATCGCTGGTTATTATAGGAGGAGGTGTTATTGGGATGGAGTTTGCCAGTTTTTTCAACAGTCTCGGCACAAAAGTCACTGTCATAGAAATGCTGCCTGAAATTCTGACCGGCATGGACACAGAAATGAGCGCCATGATTCGTGATGTTTACACAAAGAAAGGGATCGAATTCAATCTATCTTCGAAAGTAACCGGGGTCAATGGCAATGAAGTCACATACGAGAAGGAGGGCCAATCCTTTACGGCGTCCGGAGATAAAATTTTGGTCAGCGTAGGGCGCCGTCCGGTGACACAAGGTTTTGGACTCGAAAATCTTGGGGTCGAATTATTCAAAGGAGGCATCAAAGTGGACGAAAAGATGCGCACCAATATTCCCAATGTATTTGCTGCAGGTGATGTTACCGGATTTTCTCTCCTGGCTCACACCGCAAGCCGTGAGGGAGAAGTTGTCGTAAATAACTTAACCGGACAAAAAGACCTGATGCGATATCATGCAATTCCCGGAGTTGTGTACACCAATCCTGAGATTGCAGGTGTCGGTCTGACTGAAGAAACAGCCAAAGCTAACAATATTCCATTCAAAGTAGCAAAGTTACCCATGACTTACGCAGGTCGTTTTATGGTTGAGAACGAAGGTTTTAACGGACTTTGCAAAGTACTGATCGGAGAAAAATATGGAGAAATCCTAGGCGTACACATGCTGGGAAATCCTTCAAGTGAGATGATTTACGGAGCTTGCATGGCTATCGAAAGTGAACTGACTTTACAGGAAATGAAGGAAATTGTGTTCCCCCATCCTACTGTTTCCGAAATATTTAAAGAAACCATTTTTGAATTCTAA